The genomic segment CTTACTTCCTAAAACTTTATGGTTAATATAACGCTGACCTGTTGTAGAATCAGCAGATGTGGTACTTTGACTTTGCCAATGAAACAACCTTTCGTTGATGGAATAATCTTGATACATGGTACTCGGGGAATAATCTTTATCGGATTTGTTCAGGGTTATGAAAAATACATCGATCTTCTTCTCTGGCAAAAATTTTACACCCTCACGTACGGTGGCTGGTTTCATAAAATCCATCGCTACGAGAATTTGATCTCTGGTATACGTACAGTGTAAATCTAGAGGAGAGTCAAAACCCAAATCAACTTGTTCATCCATTAAATCGATATGATCATAATTGTATCGTAGAACTTCAATTATTTCAGCCAGCATCACAGGAGAATTTCTGAGCTGTGAAAGACTTTCTTCAAGCGAAGAAAAACCGCACTCTACGAGCGTTTTTTGCCAAATCGTAAAATGAAACATTTGGAGCATCCGAGTATCTGATTCACTTAAGCTTTCAATCTTCACTTGGTAGGACTGAGATAAAACTTCAAGCAGAAAACTAATCCATCTTCTAGAATCAATAGCACTGATACGCCCCAAGGCTTTGGTGACTATAGTCTCTAAAGGTTCATCAAAGTCAGTTATAACATGAGATAAAACACAATATCTAGAAAAACTTACTTTAGCCTTATAGATCATCTTCATTTCAAGATGATAATACCCTAAAAAATTAGGGAGATTTAGTTTTAGTCCTGTATCTTCGGTAAAGTTGGCAATCCTAGCAATTAAACCAGTTTTGTTGCTATAGGAACTTCGAATATTATCCAAAATATAGTCCTTGGCCTTGCGTTCTAGCTGAATATAACAGCCTTTAGGCAAAGAAGTAAAACCTTCCTTAATCTCTCTCTGAACACTCTTAGTATTGTTTAATAGAGCTGTGAACTTATCTTCAAAATCATATTTTTTATTGGCCTGTCCTATAAAATCGAGAACTGTTAAGCATTCTTTATCTTCAGCTAACCTCAGTCCACGCCCCAGCTGTTGCAAGAATACCGTTAAACTTTCCGTAGGACGCAAAAACAAGATTGTATTCACTTCAGGAATATCCACACCCTCATTATACAAATCCACAACAAAGATAAACCGAATCTCGCCGTCAACGAGCCTTTTCTTGGCTGAATTTCTGTCTTCATCACTAGAATCCGAAATCAAAAACATAGATAAGATCCCAAATCGATTAAAAGAGCGTGCCATGTATTCAGCGTGCTCTTTGCAAACACAGAACCCCAAGCCCTTAATCTCCGCCAAGTCCGTCGTATACTTACGAATAGCCTTTACAATGGTACTCACGCGTAAGTCGTTTTCCGTATAAACCTTGGAAAGTTCACTTTTGTCATATCCTCCACGTGACCATTTCAAACTATTGAGGTCTACCTGGTCTGTAACTCCAAAGTACTGAAAAGGGCTGAGAAGCTTCCGGCCGATGGCTTCAGGTAAACGAATCTCTGCTGCAATCCTCTGATCAAAAAATTTTAGAATGCTTTTGCCATCCATACGTTCTGGGGTTGCCGTAAGGCCCAGTAAAATCTTCGGCATATAGTAGGTGAGTAACTTTTGGTAGGTTGGTGCCGCAGCATGATGGAATTCGTCCACAATGATAAAATCATAAAAATCGGGTGACGTGCTTTGATCCAGTTCACAGGAATTAAAAGTCTGAATGGAAATGAATAAATGTTCGATGCTTTCTGGCTTATAATTTCCTACATAGAGCTCACCAAAATTAGCATCTTTCAAAACCCCGCGAAAACAAGCTAGACTTTGCTTTAAGATTTCTTCTCGGTGTGCAACAAAAAGGAGCCGGCAAGGTTTTTCTTTGTTCTCCTTCCGATAGCGTAAATAATCAAAAGCAGAGATGACTGTTTTCCCAGTACCTGTAGCAGCCACGATAAGGTTCCGATAATATCCTTTAACCTTTCTCTCTACATTCAGTCGGTCTAATATTTCTTGTTGATAAGAAAAGGGCGTAAGATCGAAAAGGTAAGGAATCCCTTCTTCTTTTCCGAGGTATTTTTCTTTCTTTAAGGCTTGGGCTAATCTTTCTATTTCAGCGGAAGTATAAACTTCAAATTCTTTTGCATACCAATAACTTTCAAAGGTCGCTTCAATCTTCTGAATGATATCCGGCAAATCCTTGGCAGTAGCTTTAACGTTCCATTCTAGTCCACTGGAAAGAGCTGAATTCGAAAGATTGGAGGAGCCTATATAAGCCGTAATAAACCCCGTATTACGATAAAACACGTAGGCCTTGGCATGAAGTCGTGTTCTTTTCGTATCATACGATATCTTTATCTCCGTATTTGGCAATTCCCTTAGTTCTTCAATAGCCTTCAAATCAGTGGCGCCCAAATAGGAAGTAGTGATCACACGGAGTTTGCCACCGGCTTCAGTAAAAGATCTTAGCTCATCAATAATTAAACGTAGACCGCTCCATTTAATAAAAGAAACAAGCATATCGATCCGGTCACAGGACACTATTTCTCTTTTGAGTTCCGTAAACATACTGGGTTCATATCCCGCTCCTGTAAATAAAGAACTTTCAGCAAGGGAAGTAACAGGACGTTGGATTTCTGCCTTGTCATTAATCGCATAAATTTTATTCTTTTTATCGAGTAAGGCAAGCAACATCTCTCCCGCTTCGTCTATAGAATGTTCTAATAAACTCTTTTCACCTACGGTCTGGACAAGGGTGTCGATCAGCTTATTAGCAAGGCTAAGCTGGGCCTGTAAATCCTTGCCATGATCTTTCACATTATGTAATCCATTTTCGATGACTTCTGACAGGTATTTAGCAATCATTCTTGGTGATTCTTCTTCCTCAAGGAGCGCAGTTTTTATGAACTTGTCCGATTGCTGATCAAGCTGAGTTTTTAAAAATTTACTAATAATTTGTTCGTACAGCCCTGACTGTAGCATTTAATACCACCCATTCTTCCTACCATGCCTCAAGTCTGAAGAAGGATATGGGGCATGGTTTCTTCTATTAGTAGCATCATTTTGCCGACACATAGAAGTAGCAAGCGAAAAACTTAAATTCCTCCTCATGATTTGGTATAAAATCTCGAGGCACTAACAATCGATATTAATTATTTCCTTACATTTCGGAAAATTAGGACAACCATAAAATTCCTTCCCAGCATTTTGTCCCTTACTTGCTTTACGAATAACCATAGGCATACTACATTTGGGACACAAAACTATCTCAGTATTATTTTGAATGGTAAATATCTTTTTTGATTTATCGAAAACTCCTGTTAAAGCTGTTTCCACTTCGCTTAAAGTATACCCGGACTTTGATGAAATTCGGATAAGCTCTAAATTTGCATCATTATATACCTTTTCAACAAATATGTCCCGCTTATAAGCTTTCTTGTTTGTATGGCTGATATCATCTAGTTCGATTCCGCATAATGGCTCCATTGAATCTGGGTCACACAGAAGAAAGTCAACATGTTTTTGCGCAATTTTACCAAAATACTTCATGTAGTCTTTACCAACACCCTTATCGATAAAGAAAATATCCTTCAAGCCTACTTTGGGACATATGACTGCTTTATTCCCAACACATTGCCGCAAAACGTGATAAAAAGATTTCTCGAGATCCGTTAAAAAGATATCCGTGACCTTATAAGGAAGCTTCTCTCTTTGATAACCTTAGTTGCATCCTCACCTTTCTTCATAAATTTGGCGATGACGAAGAAAATGATGAAGGCCACGATTATAACTCCTAAAAAAAATTCCATTAACAAAACTCCTCACTCTTTAATATTTTATACTAAATTCTACATTATTTTCCTAAACCCTACCAATCTTTCATTTTTTTATACACAAAAGGCTTAGGAATGCGTTAAGATGCATTCCTAAGCCTTTTGCTTTCTCCTATAAACTTTTTAATAAACGCTTTAAGTAAAGCAAAGGCTAGCTAACCCTCAACAAACTTTCAGATAACCTTCAGGTAACTTTCAGCTTCTGTGAGTAAAATAACAGTAAACCTAATTTTAAATACAATCCGTTTTAGAGAAAGGAACAAATTCAAATGAAATTCAAAAGAAATGGAAATTTCAAACAGCCTATCAGTTCAATTGTCCTATATACAGCTGGCACTGTAGTAGCTCTTATTGCAATTGCGTTCTTGGTTAATAATATTTTATTATTCAAAAACGTTGTTGCTCAATATGTAGATCAAGGCTATCCTTCTTCTGAAGTTCTTAGTCAATTGATCCCTAATCAACTCCTTCCAGGAGTATTTGAGCCAGTTGCTGTTTATGGTGGCATTGCTTTCCTCTTAATTGGTGTGGGTATAATCAACCGAAAAGTATCTGAAGGCTTAAAAATATTGACTAAGGATGAAACTACCTCTTTGTGTATTGATACTCCTGAACACGTGGAAGCGGTTGAAGATATGAGTCAAGCTACTACTAATGAAAACGAACAATCACCGGAAAATCAGATTTAGCTGAGAAACTATAAGAATATGCAAAATTGAAAATGCAGCTATGCCCGCTTTAAGCGAGTTTAGCTGCGTTTTTATAACTTCAGAACAAGCTGCATCACGACTTTTCATAAGAATGGATACACGACAAAAGAGACCCGTCAAGGTCTCTTTACTCATTAAGCGATTATTCTTCCAGGTTGCGCCATAACGATCTTCACGCCGATTGGGGTGTGGCGAGAAAAACTGCTGAATCAAATTACGATTGGCCCCGTGGATTTCGACGCCGTCGTAGTAATTACCTTCGTATTATCTTTATAATATGGCAGCCTCTACCTTCTCATAGGAATTTAATGGAGCATTTTCTTGAATGGTTTGAACAATAAGTGCAGAGATAATCGATGAAATTTTAACTGAATACCTTAAATCATTCATGTAATCTTCTCGGAGTTGATATTGAGCCTGCAATTGCATAACGAAAGAGGAGATGTTTTCCTCAGATAAGTTGAGCTGTGAAAATGACCCTTGCGAAGCCTTATGTTGAAGAAGAGTTTCATATTTTAGATGCTTTGAGGTGGCAGAGATTGAATCTAATTTCAAACGTTGACTATGAGGAAGCGTGAAGAAATCAGATAGAAAGTGGCAGATAATACCGATTTGTGCGCTTACATATCTACGTTTCATTGGGATATCTAAAATAGAAGCTGGAAGACAACACAAAGACAATGTGCTCTTGACTATATAATTTAGACTTTCATTCAGATAATGGGGTTTGGCTATTAAGTTTGGAGCAATATCAGGGATCATATTTCCCCAGATAAAACACCTTTTATCTAAAGGATAATTGCTACGACTGAGCTGCGCGAGGGTTTGTTGCGCAACGATTTTATGTGTGGTCATAAACATTTTTTACTTCCCTTTTTCACAGCCTATTTTCTCTATAATATAGAAGGCATAAAAGCAATAAGAATACACTGACTTAAATATACGCTATGAAAATGAAGGCTCGCTGAAACTAAGCTGAATTATTTCTGAAAAGGGCGGACAAAGGATCCGCGCTATAAATTGAATGCACTTCACTGAAGAATGTTTATAAGTTTTAATGGTTAAAGTAATAGGAGATTTAATAGACAAGGGGGTTAAGGTATGGATTTTGTAGAGAAATTTAATGAAGACAAGAAAAAAGCAGAAGAGAATAGAAAACATCAAGGTCATGGAAATCCGGATAGAAATTTACCCAATAAACAACATAGTACGAATAAATAACTTTCAAACTATAAAATGACATGCGAAGCATTAAAGCTCTCGCATGTCATTTTCCTATAGATGTGTTTCAAGCCCCAAGCCCCGTGATTCCTCTTTTCTTCATTTTTACATCAATCCATTAGTTGCAAATAATAGGCGTATTTACATCAATATTATCAAATATCGTCTTGGCTACATTGGAAGGCATATTCACGCAACCATGAGACCCGTTTGTCTCATAAATTCTTCCTCCAAACTCGCTCCTCCAGCTTGCATCATGCAACCCAATTCCTCCATTAAAGGGCATCCAGAAGGTAACCGGGACAGCATAATCAGATCCTTTTAAGACTGTGTTACTCTGCTTATATTTTAATCTGTAAACACCTTGAGGTGTTGCATGGCCGGTTCCCAAATTGCCTGTGACGACATTTCCCTGAACGATGAGCGAGCCATCTTTATAAAACCATACATGCTGCTTGGTCAGATCTATCTCGACATAAGTATTACCGATATCCTTATTTTCATGTGAAAGTGAAAAGGCTTTCTGACTGTAATCAGGTTCTTTTGTAATGGTTTGACCTTCTTTGATGGCCGCAATTAGATTCTGGGTTTCTTTAGCCACATTGATCGACCATCCATAATCACCGCCGCCAATATTTATCGTTGTTCCCGAGGAGGTTGCAAAACTTCTTGTCATACCTACTGTATTATAGGTCTTAGAAAGTGCATCGATATAATCCTTCGCTTTACTCTCATTCAGTTTAACTTCAAAATTTTGATCAACTTCAAGCCATTGATGGATTGTCGAACCCTCCAAAGATTCTTTAGCTTCTCCAAAAGTATAGTCGATCTTTGCAGATACATATTTGTTCAGAAGATCTCTAGCTTCTATCGTTTTTTCCGACTTGGAAGTATACTCAGGTCTTATATATGCACCAGCCGATTCCAAGTCTATCTCCGTTTCCCCTTTACTGAGGGCATTGGCTACCAGGTTAGACAAAACATCCTTAGCCACTTTGTTTCCAGGGACTTCATCTACAATCACATAAGCAAAATCAGAATACTTGAAGCTCGCGTTTTTAGGTTCCGTAAATTTGCTGCTATTAAAACAAGCGAGCCTATCGATACGTTCGTTTAAGAGGTCGTTATCATATGAAAATTCTACGCTCATTTTAGTGTTCTTAGCTTTAAAACTTGCTAAAACCCAGCCAAAAGGATTCTGGCTATTTTTTAACTTTATAAATTCCTCCTCAGAACTGTACTTTAACCCGACATCACTAGCTTTGATTTGTTCGGTTTTACCCTCTCGCTCTTTTAGATTTAATGAATACTTCTGAAGGATTAGGCCTTTGGCTTCTTCTATCGTTTTTCCAGTTACATCAACAGAATTAATCTCCGATTCAAAACAAAAATGATTTGTGAAATATTTCGTTATCCCGAAGTAAAGAAAAAGCAGCATGCAAAGAGAAATGGCTATTCCAGCTCCAATTCTTTTGCGTTTTTTATTGGGCAGTGGATCTTCTTTTGGATCTTCTATTAATTTCTCCTTTTCCTCTTCCTGTGGCTTTACTTTGAATTCATCTTCCGTGTCCCCCACTCCTCTTAAACCTTGTAGAATAAAGTTTTCTCTGCATTCTATGTATTAACATCCTCATTTACAACAAATGTTGAAGGCAAATAACGTTATTTAATTCCAAGGCAATCTACTGATGTAATATATAAACGCCGATTACCCAAAAGTAACCAGCGTTTACGGTCTATCTATTCAATTTATCAATTTATCAATCTTAAAGTATTCATAACTGAAACGGTCCCTTAACTCTTAATCCAAGTAGCTCCGATATCCTGAATTGCAATCTTATCGAGCTTACCAGACATTGCTAGATTAAACCGTTTTATCGGTTCGTCTATACACTCTTGGGATAGCTTAAAAGTCCCCCAATGCATCGGTAAGATCTTCTTCGCGCCGATTTCTTCTGCCATCTGAATGGCTTGCTCAGGTGTGGCATGATGGGCCTCAAAGGACTTGGGAGAGTAAGCTCCAATCCCCATAATAGCTAAATCAATGTCTACTTCACGAAGTTGTTGCTGAATCGCTTCCGTATACCCTGTATCCGCTCCAAAAAACAGGTTGACGCCATTTTTGGATATTAAGATACTATTGGCCTGCATTTCTTTATTCCAAGGAAGCCTAGCTCCCCAGTGCCTGCCTTCAATAGCCTTTACCTTCAAGGCTCCGAATTGTTTTTCTTCCCCCCACTGAATTTCATCAATGGATTGGAAACTCATTCCATCCCAGAGTTGTTTAGTATTTTTAGCCGTGAAGACGGAAGTTTTCGCGGATTGAAAATGACGTAGAGTTGGGTAATCAAAATGATCCGTATGCGCATGAGAACAAATGAGTAAATCAACCTGGCCGATTTGGGTAGCGGGTAAGGGGCTTTGAACATACCGTTTAACCCCTAGCGTATAATTTCCAATGGGTGTAATCCCAATTTTGTCATATAAAGCAGGATCGATTAGAATTTTGGTCCCATGAAAATTAATGAGAAATCCAGCATGGCCAAGCCAAGTTAGTGTAAGATCTTCATTCCTCCATTTTTCAGGTGTGGGAATGTATTTCGGTTGAAGGACCGTGTGTTTATTTTCATTCTCTAATCCCATAAACTTCCTTCGTTTCATTATATTATCTCGCACAATTTAATTCATCTTTGAAGTTGTTCCCTGCCCGAAGCAGTCCCTAAATCCTTTTAAACTTTTTCCTTAAGGTGGACAAGCGATTTAAAGCCTCGTGAAGTGTCTCTGTTTTCTTCGCAAAGTGGAACCGGATCAGATGATTGACATCTTCTCTAAAAAAGCTCGATCCAGGGACTGCACCTACCCCAACTTCTTGGGCAAGCCACTCACAAAATTCATTGTCGTCCCGACTGTCAAATTCAGAAATATCCATCATCACATAATATGCACCTTGAGGTGTCGTATAGGCCAGGTTTAAATTCTCTAAGCCTTTAATAAAAAGATTTCTTTTTTCAGTATAGTGGCGTTGCAATTCTTCATAGTAGTCATCCGAAAAATTAAGACCCACGACAGCGGCTTCTTGCAGTGGTGCTGCAGCTCCTACCGTTAAAAAGTCATGGACTTTTTTGGCCACATCGATGATATGAGGAGGCGCGATAATGTAGCCCAGTCTCCAGCCTGTAATCGAATACGTTTTCGAAAGCGAACTACAAGAAATCGTTCTTTCAAACATATGGGGCAGCGATGCGAAATAGGTATGGACGTAAGGCTTATAGACAATATGCTCATAGACTTCATCTGTAATCACAAACGTATCATATTTTTCAGCGAAATCAGCAATAACTTTAAGCTCGGAATACATAAATACTTTGCCGCTCGGATTCGAAGGATTGCATAAAATAAGGGCTTTAGGTTTTTGCTTAAAGGCAGCTTCCAATTCATCTACATTAAAATTGAATTCCGGTGGATGAAGAGGGACAAAAATAGGTTCCGCTCCTGATAGAATAGTGTCTGCCGTGTAATTCTCATAAAAGGGTGAAAATACAATGACTTTATCCCCTGGATCACATATGGTCATCATCGCGGCCATCATAGCTTCGGTACTTCCACAGGTCACGACAAGCTCACTATCAGGGTCTATCGTTCGATTCATCAGCTTAGATTGTTTCCGGGCTAGTGCTACTCGAAAGTTATCTGCTCCCCAGGTGACGGCATACTGATGGGGTCCCTCATGAGATACTTCCTTTAGTCGATCTAAAATTTGTTGCGGAGGGTCAAAATCCGGAAAACCTTGGGATAAGTTGACCGCATTAAATTGGTTACATATCCTTGTCATTTTTCGAATGATGGACTCGGTAAAGCCCTCTGTTCTATGGCTTAAATTAGGCATAGTATCCTCCTCTTTGCTCAAGAGTCGTTATTGCCTCGCTGACTCTTGAAGCAGTGATCGGTCCAATCGGCATAACATGGATTGATTCTTCGGGAATGGCCGATTTTTGGGCTAGTGCGTTAATGATCGTTTCAGTTATTTCCTTAACCCCGAGCTGAGATAATGAAACGGGCAATTTTAGCGTCTGATAAAAAGGAATCAATGACTTGATTTCCTCCCATTTCTCCTCTAAGACGAGCTGAACCAGAATGCCATAGGCCACTTTTTCGCCATGGAGAGCATGATGTGTTTCTTCTAGAATCGTGAGTCCATTATGAA from the Desulfitobacterium metallireducens DSM 15288 genome contains:
- a CDS encoding DEAD/DEAH box helicase, with translation MLQSGLYEQIISKFLKTQLDQQSDKFIKTALLEEEESPRMIAKYLSEVIENGLHNVKDHGKDLQAQLSLANKLIDTLVQTVGEKSLLEHSIDEAGEMLLALLDKKNKIYAINDKAEIQRPVTSLAESSLFTGAGYEPSMFTELKREIVSCDRIDMLVSFIKWSGLRLIIDELRSFTEAGGKLRVITTSYLGATDLKAIEELRELPNTEIKISYDTKRTRLHAKAYVFYRNTGFITAYIGSSNLSNSALSSGLEWNVKATAKDLPDIIQKIEATFESYWYAKEFEVYTSAEIERLAQALKKEKYLGKEEGIPYLFDLTPFSYQQEILDRLNVERKVKGYYRNLIVAATGTGKTVISAFDYLRYRKENKEKPCRLLFVAHREEILKQSLACFRGVLKDANFGELYVGNYKPESIEHLFISIQTFNSCELDQSTSPDFYDFIIVDEFHHAAAPTYQKLLTYYMPKILLGLTATPERMDGKSILKFFDQRIAAEIRLPEAIGRKLLSPFQYFGVTDQVDLNSLKWSRGGYDKSELSKVYTENDLRVSTIVKAIRKYTTDLAEIKGLGFCVCKEHAEYMARSFNRFGILSMFLISDSSDEDRNSAKKRLVDGEIRFIFVVDLYNEGVDIPEVNTILFLRPTESLTVFLQQLGRGLRLAEDKECLTVLDFIGQANKKYDFEDKFTALLNNTKSVQREIKEGFTSLPKGCYIQLERKAKDYILDNIRSSYSNKTGLIARIANFTEDTGLKLNLPNFLGYYHLEMKMIYKAKVSFSRYCVLSHVITDFDEPLETIVTKALGRISAIDSRRWISFLLEVLSQSYQVKIESLSESDTRMLQMFHFTIWQKTLVECGFSSLEESLSQLRNSPVMLAEIIEVLRYNYDHIDLMDEQVDLGFDSPLDLHCTYTRDQILVAMDFMKPATVREGVKFLPEKKIDVFFITLNKSDKDYSPSTMYQDYSINERLFHWQSQSTTSADSTTGQRYINHKVLGSKVLLFVREYKNDQIGTAPYTFLGLADYVQHEGSRPMNITWRLHRPIPAKYSKITNKLIVG
- a CDS encoding DUF2726 domain-containing protein, with the translated sequence MFLTDLEKSFYHVLRQCVGNKAVICPKVGLKDIFFIDKGVGKDYMKYFGKIAQKHVDFLLCDPDSMEPLCGIELDDISHTNKKAYKRDIFVEKVYNDANLELIRISSKSGYTLSEVETALTGVFDKSKKIFTIQNNTEIVLCPKCSMPMVIRKASKGQNAGKEFYGCPNFPKCKEIINIDC
- a CDS encoding zinc dependent phospholipase C family protein; translation: MFMTTHKIVAQQTLAQLSRSNYPLDKRCFIWGNMIPDIAPNLIAKPHYLNESLNYIVKSTLSLCCLPASILDIPMKRRYVSAQIGIICHFLSDFFTLPHSQRLKLDSISATSKHLKYETLLQHKASQGSFSQLNLSEENISSFVMQLQAQYQLREDYMNDLRYSVKISSIISALIVQTIQENAPLNSYEKVEAAIL
- a CDS encoding DUF4023 family protein, with translation MDFVEKFNEDKKKAEENRKHQGHGNPDRNLPNKQHSTNK
- a CDS encoding L,D-transpeptidase family protein → MGDTEDEFKVKPQEEEKEKLIEDPKEDPLPNKKRKRIGAGIAISLCMLLFLYFGITKYFTNHFCFESEINSVDVTGKTIEEAKGLILQKYSLNLKEREGKTEQIKASDVGLKYSSEEEFIKLKNSQNPFGWVLASFKAKNTKMSVEFSYDNDLLNERIDRLACFNSSKFTEPKNASFKYSDFAYVIVDEVPGNKVAKDVLSNLVANALSKGETEIDLESAGAYIRPEYTSKSEKTIEARDLLNKYVSAKIDYTFGEAKESLEGSTIHQWLEVDQNFEVKLNESKAKDYIDALSKTYNTVGMTRSFATSSGTTINIGGGDYGWSINVAKETQNLIAAIKEGQTITKEPDYSQKAFSLSHENKDIGNTYVEIDLTKQHVWFYKDGSLIVQGNVVTGNLGTGHATPQGVYRLKYKQSNTVLKGSDYAVPVTFWMPFNGGIGLHDASWRSEFGGRIYETNGSHGCVNMPSNVAKTIFDNIDVNTPIICN
- a CDS encoding MBL fold metallo-hydrolase, translating into MGLENENKHTVLQPKYIPTPEKWRNEDLTLTWLGHAGFLINFHGTKILIDPALYDKIGITPIGNYTLGVKRYVQSPLPATQIGQVDLLICSHAHTDHFDYPTLRHFQSAKTSVFTAKNTKQLWDGMSFQSIDEIQWGEEKQFGALKVKAIEGRHWGARLPWNKEMQANSILISKNGVNLFFGADTGYTEAIQQQLREVDIDLAIMGIGAYSPKSFEAHHATPEQAIQMAEEIGAKKILPMHWGTFKLSQECIDEPIKRFNLAMSGKLDKIAIQDIGATWIKS
- a CDS encoding pyridoxal phosphate-dependent aminotransferase; the encoded protein is MPNLSHRTEGFTESIIRKMTRICNQFNAVNLSQGFPDFDPPQQILDRLKEVSHEGPHQYAVTWGADNFRVALARKQSKLMNRTIDPDSELVVTCGSTEAMMAAMMTICDPGDKVIVFSPFYENYTADTILSGAEPIFVPLHPPEFNFNVDELEAAFKQKPKALILCNPSNPSGKVFMYSELKVIADFAEKYDTFVITDEVYEHIVYKPYVHTYFASLPHMFERTISCSSLSKTYSITGWRLGYIIAPPHIIDVAKKVHDFLTVGAAAPLQEAAVVGLNFSDDYYEELQRHYTEKRNLFIKGLENLNLAYTTPQGAYYVMMDISEFDSRDDNEFCEWLAQEVGVGAVPGSSFFREDVNHLIRFHFAKKTETLHEALNRLSTLRKKFKRI